In the genome of Synechococcus sp. CB0101, the window TGTATTTTTGCGGCTCGAGCACATCGAGAATTCTTTGTTGGGTAAATACTTGCGATATTCTTTCTCTTGTCGTTATTTTTGCTGCTAGCACTAGTCCAGTTGTCCTCGCCTGGTTGGTGATTGAGATATCGGTCGAGACTTTGATGCCAGCGCTCGTTGGGACGAATGACCCGTATGCAAATTCTGGGCCCAGCTTTTCGCCGATGAATACTCTTATGACTCTCTCGAAGAATGTGCCAGGTGTCTTCCTGCTTGATGGCGAGTATATATCAATAAAGATTGCGGCGGAGGTTGCGAGCGAGTAGATTGACGCGTTTGCTGACTCAGCGCTCTCCAGCCCAGATTTATTTTGTGGCCATGCGGCTGGTGATTGGTGCCTTGGGTCCCAAATCTCAATATTGATAGGCCTGCTCGTTTCGCCTCGGTTGTCTATTAGCAGATACTTCTTATTGCTGTATCTGCATTCTTTGAATGTTGCGCCCTCGATGGCCTTGCTGTGGCACTCGTTTGCTGTCCTCGTTATCGCGGAGAGCGCTTCCTGGTGATTTGCCTCTTTGATGTGGGTGTCTATGGCTTTAATTGCCGATTGGAGGTCCAAGTGCGATTGCTCGTCTTCATGCTTTGTAGCTCTCAATCGTGTCTCGGGCCATGGTCTCTCCAGCGGTTGCGGCCTGCCTAACGATTTCTTGTTGGATTGCTGCCCTGGTCCGTTTCCCTATGCCAATACCGCATAAAACCGCTCTTTCTCAATAGCCTCCGCCCAACCTCGCCCAAGCCACTCCCATAGCCATAGAAGTCTTCCCAGCTCTCCCCCGCAGCTTCTTCTGCCGCCCCGCCGAGCAGGTTGCCCCTGACCTCATTGGCTGCCTTCTGGTGAAACGCCAACCCGATGGCGCGTTGCTGTGGGGCGTGATTGTGGAAACAGAGGCGTATTCGCAGGAGGAGCCTGCTTGCCACGGCTACCGCCGCCGCTCACCAAGCAACGAAACGCTCTTTGGTGAGCCTGGGCGTTTCTATGTGTATGTGAGCTACGGCATTCACCACTGCGTGAATGTGGTGACGCACCGGGCCGAGTGGGCCAATGGTGTGTTGCTGCGTGCCGTGGCGCTGCCGGATGAGCCCGAGCGGGTGGCTGCCGGACCGGCTTTGTTGGCGCGGCGATTTGCCATCGATCGCAGCCACGACAGGCGCCCTGTGGATCCGGCCGAAGGGCTGTGGCTGGCGCCGAAACCTGCAGCTCTCGCCGCCTGGGGGCCTGACAGCCTGGTGCAGACCACCCGCATCGGCATCACGCAGGGGCAAGACCTGCCGTGGCGTTGGTATCTGCGGTCAAGCCGCAGCGTGAGCAAACGGGCCCGGGGCGATCGCTCACCGGCGCCGGCTGACGCTCTGCGCGTGGCCGCGCTGCCGATGGGCTTCTAGCCTGAAGAAGACTCCTGCGGCCCACCTTGAGCGACTGGACTCACCGCCATGTGTTGGATCTGGCGGCCTTCTCGCTCGATGATTACGCCACGGTGTTGGAGTTGGCGCAGCGCTTTCGCGTGATGCCGAGCTCCGGTGCGCGCAAGCTGCCGGCGTTGCAGGGCCGGCTGGTCACCACCCTGTTTTTTGAGCCCAGCACCCGCACCCGCAGCAGCTTTGAGCTGGCGGCCAAGCGGCTCTCTGCTGATGTGCAGAGCTTCTCGCCCTCGTCGAGCTCGTTGAGCAAGGGCGAAAGCCTGCTCGATACGGTGCGCACCTATGTGGCTATGGGTGCCGATCTGCTGGTGGTGCGGCACCGCTGCACCGCTGTGCCGGCCTGCCTGGCCCGCGATCTGGATGCCAGCGGTGAGCGG includes:
- a CDS encoding DNA-3-methyladenine glycosylase, which gives rise to MAIEVFPALPRSFFCRPAEQVAPDLIGCLLVKRQPDGALLWGVIVETEAYSQEEPACHGYRRRSPSNETLFGEPGRFYVYVSYGIHHCVNVVTHRAEWANGVLLRAVALPDEPERVAAGPALLARRFAIDRSHDRRPVDPAEGLWLAPKPAALAAWGPDSLVQTTRIGITQGQDLPWRWYLRSSRSVSKRARGDRSPAPADALRVAALPMGF